The DNA region aagaGAAGTACCTGGTGATAATGGCTGGAGAGGATAAGCCAACTTTCTTGGCAACTCCGTCCACTTTTATCATTACAACAAAACATTCACATTCACTCACATAAAAATGGATTAAGGAATTGTTGTAAAAAATATGGAGTGGTGTAAAACtataaatactttttttaagAATTACATGTAATTTTGTCTTCAATTGTATATTGTTGTCTTTAACTACACACACTAATTTTGTACTAATAACACTCTATTTTTATTGCAAACTTTATGTGACTATTGAATTGTGATCATATCACCAAATATAGTGTTGATAGTTCACAGCATGTCAAGACACATAAATGTGGTTCTGCCAGCTAGTTAAATTTGGTTATTTTGATGACTGGGGAAGTGTTTggtttaatttgtttttctgtGACTTTCAAAGTGACTATTGATTATTGCTTTGgtctaaaaaaaaaatttttacaatacaaattttaatgcataattaatcaaataaaataataaaaattaatttgaaagttatgaatataaataaaataaaatttgatggaTAATAAAAATTAGACTATTTTAATCAACCGAAAAATAATTTGGTTTGATTTTCCCCCTTTGAGGctttatgaatatatatattatgattCGGCAGAGTTCAAAACATCCACCCACGACAGACGAATATTCATATCTTTTTGAAGATCAAATATCCAAAGGCCAAAGCATCACAGTTACTTTTGCCAATAAGAAGAAGCAATTGGGATCCTCCATTATTATAGTCCAATCttatatttcatttattaatactagtaattaacacataaaaatagtagtaagagtttgtaatttaatattcatataaaaaaatattagtactgcATTGTAGAAATTCTGGAGCCCTACGGATTAATATATGTCATTCATCCTAATTTCTAACTGTACAATATGTAATATTCATACAAATTATTTGTGTATAATATATAGATAGATGACGGTCATATATTCCTTCAACTTCAATAATTGATATCTGATAAAACCAAATTTAAAGTTGCTCTTATTATTGCTGCTATAAAGGAATGACAATAACATTTCCTTACTCATATAAAGTTTAgatattctctcttttttcaaAGAAATTCGTTGAAGCTAACTTTGTGATCTAAAAAGTTATTTGTGCTTGTGGCCGAGATTCAAATCTAAATATTTTACACAATCTTATTATTATTGTATGCAATAATTATAAATCGATAGAGTATTTGAATATGGACCAATACTTATACACCTCCAAATGTGATCGTAGGAATGTATAATGacataatttttcattttattcattttttttataattagtaTTTTTCATGTTATAACTGAATGTCctactaataaataaatagcCAAGAAACATACTTTAATAATtcccaaaaaattgaaaacatcaaGAACACGAATGCAAAATTACAAAAGATCAAATTAACCTGCATCCGTTACACCccaattttccaatgaataagAAATAGGAAATGAAGGGCAAAACATGATTTACTTGATTAATTAGTTCTCACTAAAAAATATCTGTAATAGTAAAAATTAATGGGctccaataattaaataataatatcgGCCAGCAGTATATTCTGAATATAATAATTGGGCTCTCGGTTTAATTTAGCCCAAGTATTTAAATGGCTAAACTCTTGATATATTATTGACTCTAAAATTTGCGGCCCTCCAATTTAATACTTACCGAATATAATATCTTATCTGAATTTTTATACGAAAACTTTTAAGGCTCCATCATTACATTCTTATGCGAATATAATATCGGTTTAATTTTAATCCACTTTAACTCTAtgtgaattttaaaaatgtgaGAGAAAGTTGGCGGGTAGTaactttttgtatattttcttttaaaaaaccAGAGCACTTAAAAagataatcaaataaatatacaCGATATTTATAGTGGGACAgaatgattataaaatttgcTTAGTGTTGATTTAGTTGGCCAAACTTTTAGTAATCCACATTACCCTTTTAAATTTCAACACGTCGGCTTGTATCAAAGGAGATAGGCGAACAATAGGGGTAGCTCCTTTGTATTCGATCACCACCTACTTCCATCATTAAATATATCTTTTTCGAAATATATGTAAGAGTAATGgccaaaactggtcctgaatatatgttcattttacgattttggtcatagactttatcttttgaatttttgcatcctgaacatttaaactcggatcacaattggtcctataCTAACAATttcgtcaatttttaaacggttttaacccgattttgaccaattttgatggttttaacagTCTCATTcgagttaaaaccgtttaaaaatcggtcaaaatcgggttaaaatcgtttaaaaattgacggaattgttagtgtaggaccaattataatctgagttgaaatgttcaagatgcaaaaattcaaaagataaagtataagaccaaaatcataaaatgagcatatatTCAAGATCTTTTGACCTTTATTCTATAtgtaatagtactatattatatCATCTATCGTTATTTACATTGACAAAACACtaataaattagtattttatagAATGGTCAAATTTGGAAGGTCAACCATTCGACTTCCAACATTGCTTTATGGAGTAGTTTATAGAATgaatcaattataaaaaaaatgccagctataaacagaaataaaaataaaaactactaCTCCATGTTTCGCAAAATTTGCTACATGTCTGTTCTTAATAGCATAATCATTTGATTAGTAGTAATAACCAAGAACAAATATCGTCTGTAAAATATGACAATTTACTAAATATAAATCAGGTCAGATCGATGCAGTCTAATTCAAAGAATTTTAACTTtaatatttagttattttagcaCAAAAATTGTTTTGgtaattatactactataatatatatacaaacatcatggcatgatgTTAATTAGATGTAACCTAATTTATAAAATGCAACTGAAAATTCATATTATTTTCACACACATCACACATACATTAATCCAATTAGCTAAAAGAGTTTCCCACTCGTTTTTTAAAGACTTTCCCGATAGTTCTTGAATAAGAATTTGTTTCATTTTCTATAATTTGAATATGATgaagttatttaaattaataagaCGTGTTAGTCAACAGCAAAagaatttgtatattttaagaaatactagtattattggTAAGTCATGGGTGCTTAGGGCCATGAAAGTCGGACACTACAAGCGACAAGTCAACAATGAgttatgaggaagaagaaaattaTGAGCAATTTTattcgtgatattatttttcattattttttcatCTTTGTCCCTATCAAGCAAAAACCATGTGTGTCCATGCGTACTCATGAGTTAGCCGTAGAATCGATCGATTCCTCCCCCAACCTCGGCTAGAATCAATCGTCCTTGCTACTACTAATCTAATTTCAAAATCTCATATCAGTGAATTCATATTAGTAGTATCGTCCTTGCTACCACTGATCTAATTTCAAAATCGCGTACCGATAGAATTTATATTAGTAGTATCTGACTTTCATGCCATTAAAATAGATGTCATATGATTCTATTACACCCCTTACTCTATATATGTATCGAATAAGTGGCGTCAAAAAAAAATCCGTTCACAACCGTTAGCTCGTGATCAGGgcttcaaaaaaaaaacataataaataCACCCAATagcaatttatatttatttcaaattCAATGCCCCAACGCGAATAACTATGATCAAAAGAGTTATCcgattattttaaattaattttgaaaaaaaagagcccccaaccaatcaaactccaGATACAGATTCACTAGTCCATCTGGCCATTCCAGCACCCACCCTGCCAACAATAACATCTTATCTTCATGTTGCTAATTGCTATATATAGAAATAAGTAATTTAGCAATATTCCTTTCATTCTATTAATCGAGTCAATCTTGAGACACTGAAATCGAAAAGCCAAATCTATTTCAAAAGTCAACTATAACTAAACAActtgtttatttattaattaaaagaaaagaaaagaaaacagaaaaaccTCATTCAACAAAAAGTAGCTGGGCTTTACGGTAAGCAGAGACTAGAGAGTTTCAATACAAAACTACTAAAAGTCTAAAACATTTTATGAGCATTTAAAACGAGATTAAATTAATTTCCACAAAATCTGCCATTTGAACAGATAATCAGAAATCACTATCACTAGAATGCGTCGATTCATCTCTCAAAACGACGTCGGGACGATGCCGTAACCTGCACCAGCGATAAGAttgccggagacgaagctgagaaTTCCGTCGATTTCAGCCTCTGAATCGGTTCTCTTTGCAAATCTGCCTTTAACTCTCGGCCGCGTTTCTGCGTAGGCCTTCCTTGATGTGTAACGGATCGTCTTCTCGAATttcctattttttctcttctcctTATACCGTAATACTCTGGCTTCTCTGTCCATTCCGGCCGCCGCCGTTACGATCGGATCGGAGATTGAGCTCAAGGTGAAAGGATAAGATGTTTCCGCGTTTCCGTCTGGCACAAAGCCAACCTCCATTGACGATGACGAAACCTGGAGATTTTGAGATGAACAATTAGGTCAATTGATTGTCTAGAATTACGATTCGATCGTTTAAATTAGGGATAAGAGGTGTGAAGGAGTGATTACGCTGTGGCTGAGAGATGCGGCGGTGTAGCTGTTGCTATAGGAGGTGATATTGGATCTCGTGAAGTCGATGTCGAACCGATTAACCGGCGATTGTTGGTGAGATAATTGAGCTGAAAGCGGCGGTGCCGCGGTTGTTTGTACGGGGACGAGACTGTCACCGTAAGGCTGCGAGCAAATCCGGTAACTGTCTAAACCGGAATCCGCGAATAGGAATTCCACCGGTTTCAAACCCGGCGTTTCCGCCGGCGGCGGCGGGAGTTTGGTTGGAACGATCGGGTTTGTTGAGATCCACGAATCGGCGATACAATCGTCTAATTTCCGATTGCCGATCGAATCGGCGATATAATCGTCTAATTTTTTATTGCCGACCGAATCGGTGACCCGAGCGTCGTCGAAGATGGCGGTAGTCGACTTCATCAGTTCGGACTCGGCGGTGGCGTAGAAGGGAACCACAGCGGCGCGGTCGTGGCGCTGCGCGAGGGGATTGGCGGAGTGGATGTCGCGGTCGCAGGTGGCGCAGAGGGCGGCGGCGTCGGCCTTGCAGGTGAGGGCGGCGGGCGCCTGCTCGCAGACGTCGCACATCCACACTTTCCCGTGGCTCGCCGGCGCCGCATCGTGGAGCTTGGCGTCGCACGCCATGCACATGAAGGCGGAGTGCGCGCGGCAGAACAGCAGCGCCGCCGCAGACTTGCAAAAGTCGCACGGCTTCGCCGCCGCATTCCAACCCGCCGGAAAACACCTGACGCCTTCAACTGCATCTAGCGTGACTCCCATTGGTTTGATTTCGATATctcacactcacacacacacacacacactctgtTTCAATCACTCTCTAAAATTGATGAGTAGGCGTGACAAGTGGTGTTGATACCTAAATTGGGAGTGTGTTAAATCTGTATCTAAGCTGTGGTGAGGAGAGAGAAATTGGGGGGACACGTGGATGTGTATGAGCCGCGGAAAAGGTGCTAGATTGGAGATAATGATAATTGAGAGAGAGTAGTTGTCAATTGTCTGTGCCGACGTAGGCCCCACCGCTTTGAACAATCAAATTGGCTTCTATACTTATCGATTATAATACTTATCGAATTTATCGGTcttaagggcatccacaaccgtgctcttgccagcggcacggttgtgggcccggacggtactattcatgcttgttctctggcaagagcacaacacccacaactgtgcttttccgcaaggacgaacacaattaatttaaaattcaattaaacaataacatttccataatattaaaattcatttaaaaaccacaataaatattacaaatgacaaataaaattaaacattacataattaaaatcctaaaaatgaaaaattacataattaaaatcctaaaaattaaaaattacataattaaaatcctaaaaattaaaaaaaccactactcgttgccgaatttcgctcacatgtggttgattaggtcttcttgtagttgattgtggattcgagtatcgcgcattgtgtgtcttgtctcgatcctctggccaaccgtcgtatgctcgcctcggcgtgggggagacctcgctgttgagcttccggcttcgtcctcgtcgtagaagctagccgccctcggcccttcgtcggctataatcatgttgtgtaatataatacacgtgaacatgatgtcggcgatattattcacgtaccacagccgagccggggccttcacaatgttgaatcgagcttgaaggaccccgaaggctctttcgacgtccttccgcgctgactcttgacgctgctcaaaaagaacccgtctcgggtcgtgcgggttgtggagcgtcttcacgaacgtcgaccaccttgggtagataccatcggcgagatagtaacccatgcggtatgtatttccgttgatggtgaagtcgatcgccggtgctacaccattcatcacatcattgaagagtggtgaaaaatagagcacgttcaagtcgttgttggatccggcaacgccgaaatatgcatgccaaatccataggcgatagtcggcgaccgcctcaaggataagtgttgggccgccgcctttgtgaccgcttaagtgttgccccctccaagcagtcgggcaattcttccacctccaatgcatgcggtcaatgctgccaagcattccgggaaagccatggactgattcgtgaagacgaagcaaccgttggcaatcatcgatggtgggtgcccgaaggaattcatccccaaaagcagaacgaacgccctcgcaaaaattctttaaacaaaggattccagtggactcaccgatatgcaaatattcgtcgaagatgtcggccatttgcccagtagcgagttgtcggatggcacacgtacacttctgcaacgccgtgatactttgctcgccggctgcatctacacctgtttgaaagtattcaacacgtgcggacaatgtgttgacaattcgcatgaacaagcgctttgacatgcgaaaacggcgcctgaagtaatctgccggaaaccgcggatggtcggcaaagtagtcggcaacgagcctttcgtgggctccctcccggtcacgatggatgtagcggcgatttgatctagtgcgttgaggaggatgagcgggggtattcgccgcgacatatgcttcgtaagcggcacgatgttgttcgtagtattcttgttcttcgcgctccgcttccgccatgagatgagtgaaatccatttgatgttttgagtgaaggttgaatgtgttgatagtttgtataagaattatgaatgagagatgaatgagagatgaattgatgtgataaatgagtgatgaatgtgtgtatttatagatgattttgggaaaaaaaatcaaaaaaatcaaaaatattcagaaaaaacgggaaaaaaacggccatatttttgggatttggaaaatattttttttatttttagcattatttataattaaataccgattttttttaaaaaaaagtttgaatgcaacggctacgccgttgcccaatcccgtgccgccacgtgtgcgtccgctggcacggacgtgctcgatacattgagcagcgccgtgccagggcgcgagcgcagcggcggcggatggcatCCGTGCCAGcagcgcggacggcggtggcgacggacgccaccgctgcgcatgctctaagcAATAGAGCATCTACAACGGTgtcgtccgtgccgctggcaaggacgtgctccgccgccgctgcgctagCGCCGCTGgtacggcgctgctcgatgcatcgagcacgtccgtgtcagcgagcagctgacgtggcgcgcagcgattgggcaacggcatagccgctgcctttgaatttttttaattaaaaattggtttttaattaaaaaaactgattaaaaataagaaaaaaatatttttccacttcccaaaaaaaatgtatccattttttaccattttttacaactttttaattttaattttatattttccccccaaaaatacacattttcatctataaatactctcactttcacacccaaaaattcacaccacactacacaattctcatcttcattctcacatattcattctcatcttcattctcccatatccattctcaatcattcttccactcctacaacataacaatgtccggccaagacaaTAACCCCCGgtctcccacggttggaaccccgaatggttatcttcacaaccgtttcctagtccagaaacggaatattcgccccctcctcaaacccaaagttcgggctttccgggtggctaccggccatacccaatcgactaccaagatgcccccgaagggcaatgcgggtggacacccgagcctaggcagaccgccccctcccaaactccgactcctcctactctcGGTGTcagcacaccgtacactccggcggagatggataaattgttcgcggcgtacttggaaatctccgaagatccggtggttggcacgaaccaatccggcgatcacttttggtg from Salvia splendens isolate huo1 chromosome 9, SspV2, whole genome shotgun sequence includes:
- the LOC121748904 gene encoding zinc finger protein CONSTANS-LIKE 5-like, with product MGVTLDAVEGVRCFPAGWNAAAKPCDFCKSAAALLFCRAHSAFMCMACDAKLHDAAPASHGKVWMCDVCEQAPAALTCKADAAALCATCDRDIHSANPLAQRHDRAAVVPFYATAESELMKSTTAIFDDARVTDSVGNKKLDDYIADSIGNRKLDDCIADSWISTNPIVPTKLPPPPAETPGLKPVEFLFADSGLDSYRICSQPYGDSLVPVQTTAAPPLSAQLSHQQSPVNRFDIDFTRSNITSYSNSYTAASLSHSVSSSSMEVGFVPDGNAETSYPFTLSSISDPIVTAAAGMDREARVLRYKEKRKNRKFEKTIRYTSRKAYAETRPRVKGRFAKRTDSEAEIDGILSFVSGNLIAGAGYGIVPTSF